The proteins below come from a single Etheostoma spectabile isolate EspeVRDwgs_2016 chromosome 4, UIUC_Espe_1.0, whole genome shotgun sequence genomic window:
- the slc25a34 gene encoding solute carrier family 25 member 34 produces the protein MTSAQLLKTSPEESVFGAQPSRMASTGGVLGSSPPPAAVWPPLDFALGALSCCAACVFTNPLEVVKTRLQLQGELRARGSYQRHYRGVLQALWVVGRTDGLRGLQKGLSVGLIYQGVMNGVRLGSYSYCEALGFTSFYGGSLLSGAGVGALGALIASPAYLVKTQLQAQTVEAIAVGHQHKHLGVSDAFVTIYRRDGLIGLWRGVNGAVPRVMVGSAAQLATFTSAKDWVSHSQWFSPNSCLTALIAAMISGVAVAISMTPFDVISTRLYNQPVDEFHKGRLYNGFSDCMLKVCQAEGLLGLYKGMGPVFVRLAPHTVLSMLFWDLMRQQTVKNNQSQGMS, from the exons ATGACCAGTGCTCAGCTGTTGAAGACTTCACCAGAAGAGTCTGTGTTTGGTGCCCAGCCTTCCAGGATGGCATCCACTGGTGGTGTCCTCGGCTCCTCACCTCCCCCCGCAGCTGTCTGGCCTCCTCTTGACTTTGCACTGGGCGCTCTTTCCTGCTGCGCAGCCTGTGTGTTCACCAATCCCCTGGAGGTTGTAAAGACCCGTCTGCAGCTTCAGGGAGAGCTGCGTGCACGGGGGTCCTACCAGAGACACTATCGTGGAGTTCTGCAGGCCCTCTGGGTGGTGGGCCGCACAGACGGGCTCCGGGGCCTGCAGAAGGGGCTCTCAGTCGGGCTGATTTACCAGGGTGTGATGAACGGTGTGAGGCTGGGCTCCTACTCGTACTGTGAAGCTCTGGGTTTCACCTCGTTCTACGGGGGGAGTCTGCTGTCGGGGGCAGGGGTCGGGGCGCTGGGTGCCTTAATTGCTTCTCCTGCCTACCTG GTGAAGACCCAGCTGCAGGCTCAGACTGTGGAAGCCATAGCAGTAGGCCACCAGCACAAGCATCTG GGAGTGTCTGACGCCTTCGTTACCATCTATAGAAGAGACGGTTTAATTGGTCTTTGGAGGGGTGTGAACGGGGCCGTGCCTCGAGTGATGGTGGGATCAGCTGCTCAACTGGCAACATTCACCTCGGCCAAGGACTGGGTGTCACATTCCCAG TGGTTTAGTCCAAACAGCTGTCTTACGGCTTTGATAGCCGCCATGATCAGTGGAGTCGCTGTGGCGATCAGCATGACACCATTTGACGTCATTAGTACACGGCTCTACAACCAGCCAGTGGATGAGTTTCATAAA GGCCGTCTGTACAATGGATTTTCTGATTGTATGCTGAAGGTGTGTCAAGCTGAGGGCCTGCTGGGGTTGTATAAAGGCATGGGCCCTGTCTTTGTGCGCTTGGCCCCACACACAGTGCTCAGCATGCTGTTCTGGGATCTCATGAGGCAACAGACAGTGAAGAACAACCAGAGCCAGGGAATGAGCTAA